Below is a genomic region from Trichomycterus rosablanca isolate fTriRos1 chromosome 15, fTriRos1.hap1, whole genome shotgun sequence.
GTGCGTGAGGTAGAGCAGAGCTGTGAGGGAACAGATAGAGAAAGAAATGAAGAAAAAGCAGGActgagtgtgtgtttaatgaagaAAACTGGGGTTGATGGATGAAAATCGGAGCATGAGGGTGATCCTGAAGTGCCAGCTCACTTTGTGCTGTGAGGCTTTTCCTCCCATCCCCCACAACTCTGCCTGCACGAGGCTtgtaaacaccacacacacacacacacacacacacacacacacacacacacacacacacacacacacacttggaacTACTAGCTGTGGTTGCTTTTGGCTATTTTATTGACGTTCTAATGAGTTTTTCAATCTTGTGTgtaattttatctttttatttaagaTGAGATTGACGTCACCCTGAAAtgtgtgaacagtatttttCTGATTGTTCAGATCCTAGCAGCATTAATCTGATTTTAGGTTATTTGGCAAGCATTGCTGTTTTCTGCACACTGGCTTAAGGGTACACCAGAAGCACTATTTTTCAACTGCCAAGGCTTAGTAGAGTCTAACGTTAGGTCTgtggtaataaataaaaattattatgtgACAaaattatatctatatattcATTTTTGTATTATAGGGCCATTTAATGTATTTCACAGTTCAATTTTCATTATGTCTGGGACAGTTTTGATTTGTGCCCAAGAATCGACTTATGGGAGGTAGCATTtaacaaaattaaatgaatattatGACACAATGAGCAATATACACTCTGGCCATATTCTATTTCAaatacaaatggtattaaactaGAGCAACctctcagctataacaacagccactctactTTTctctatacactatatggctttTCAGAACACCTTGacatatgtctgtgggaatttttggccattcagtcaaaagatcgTTTGTATGACTGAGCACTGATGTTAATCAAATAAGTCTCAACTGattttccagtttattccaaagctgttcagtagggctgaggtcaaggctttgtgcaggccacttcatgtctttataggcctttgctttgtgcacaggggcacagcatgctggaataggaaagggccttccctaaactgttgctgcatagtTGGAAAGCATATAATGTTCTTATATAActattttttacacttttgtgtAAAACTTTTGTGGATACCTTTttcaatatagtgtatatccaGGTCATTatattcaaaaataaaaatgtaaccagTAAGCTAAGCTGGCTCCAGGTCAAATCAGCATCATCATTGTTTTTGCtggaaatattttaatttgaccccaagcttccaaacgagctggattatgcaaaaaaaaataatgtatgcaaaaaaacaaaacaaaaaaacaaaaaaaactgtacGATACATGTAAATTTGCTTATATTACAATAAAGTTATTCTTCCTAAGTATGTGGTTTGGAATGCAGTGGTACTTGTGCACATACCATGAAAACATTAATAACCTGACAACAATGACTATGCATTATGGTTTTCAGAAGAAGAAAATCATTTGATTAATCATGTTGTTTAATTAggaatttaatataaaaagtggAGTAATAAAAAGCAGGAAATAATTCATGTTGATTTGAATTAAACCACAAGCTGCGAGTCCCAGTGTAGTTGGTTAGTGTTTGGAGCAGTACTGACAatacttaaaatgttttatgtgtAGTGGCATAATTTTTCATGATGCAAATGTTGCACCATCATGTGGCCTGCTCCATTTGGTCCTGGAGCACACTGGGTTGACAAGTTTCTCTCTGTAGACACTCTGGCTTCTACCACTGTCTTAATTCTTATTGTCATTTCTCTGTCATTCCTTCTATCACCCTCCACCCCCTTCTCTCTCCACCCTTCTCTCCCTTAATACAGTCCTTCGTTGCAGTTTGAGGCTGCATGGGCTTTGACTAACATTGCTTCAGGGACGTCAGCCCAGACGCAGGCAGTGGTCAAATCCAGTAAGTCCCAGTGTTTAAAGTGGCTGCCTTCCAGCATCTTTCTAGAGCATGTGAATTTTAGACTCAGCTGACctctcttttcttctttctctcCCATGTGCATCTGTGTGTTTAGATGCTGTTCCCTTGTTTCTGCGACTGCTCCATTCCCATCACCAGAACGTGTGCGAGCAGGCCGTGTGGGCACTGGGCAACATCATCGGTAAGTTCCCGTCTGTGTGATTTTCTTTGCTAGTTTTAGTTTTTGTACAGAAATTGTAGTTTGACATAATCGTTTGCAATCTGTCCAGGTGATGGGCCACAGTGTCGAGACTACGTCATTTCACTTGGAGTGGTCAAACCCCTCTTGTCATTCATCAATCCTTCCATACCCATCACCTTTCTGCGTAATGTCACCTGGGTCATCGTCAACCTGTGCAGAAACAAAGACCCTCCTCCACCCATGGAAACAGTACAAGAGGtgagaagtgtgtctgtgtgtgcaatAGCCTTAATATGTGACGTGGTAACATGGTTAGAGCCCAAACGATATTACCATGTGACATCTTAGAAGCCAAAAGAACAATTTCTATTTGGGTGGAAAGAATATACTAAACTCTGTTCATATAATTGTAAAACAtctttatatataaacacaggATATTAAAGCACTGTTTAAAACTTGTCTCTTTCTGACAGATTCTCCCTGCGTTATGTGTACTCATATACCACACAGACATAAATGTAAGTACACCTGACTCTATTGACTGTTTACATGCAGCCTAATACTCTTGAAGCGAATATGCAAATATTGATCCTAAATGGCATGAATATCAGTATTTTATAACAAATTATGTAATTTTGTGTTGCCGTTGACCACTGTTGAGTGTTGTAAATTAGATCTGATATAGTTCTAATGCCTGGTGTTGTGTAGAACACGAAGGTTTCATTTTGTGTCGAAGCTTGTGTATTGTTATAACAGTACTATTTAAACTTTATCTGGGACATTCGATAATacccaaaattattattttttaggaaATACAGTACAAACTTTGTATATAAATGGTCAACATGTGCAAGCTGTAGCCCTTATGCAGCTTATGTCTTGCCCAGTTTTCTGTAGAGTTCATAAATCTGAAATTAATCAGGTGACAGTGAATTTCCAGCTATGCAGCAGACTTGCTGAATGCTGACTTTTGCCTTTCGCTGGCAACTGAGTTCATTTAATTTTCTTCTAATACTTTCCCCCCTAGATTCTTGTAGATACAGTGTGGGCTTTATCATACCTAACAGACGGAGGGAATGAGCAGATCCAGATGGTTATAGACTCAGGTGTTGTCCCTTTCCTTGTCCCGCTGCTTAGCCACCAAGAAGTCAAAGTTCAGGTAAATAATCAAAACTATTGCAAGCGTGTTTTATGCACAGCGTACCCCATAAAGAAATGCTGACTGTAAGAGGTAAATGGTGCATGTGAGTGCTTTCTATGTGGGCTTTTAGAAATGGCAGTGTGTCTCTGATTTGCATGTTTACTATATGTTTGCATTTCCTCACTCAGACGGCTGCACTGAGAGCAGTGGGTAACATTGTGACTGGGACAGACGAACAGACTCAGGTGGTACTAAACTGTGATGTGCTCTCTCACTTCGCCAATCTACTCACACACCCCAAAGAAAAGATCAACAAGGTGGGTACACACACAATTGGGATGCACCTATAGCATTCTGTAGATACCTACTCTAACCTTACTTAAAGATATTTGACTATAAATCCTGATAATTTTCAGTACTTTTTCAGAATTGTCTTCTCAAATTAATTGTGCTAAGGTAACTTATAAGTTATCTGCtatatttagtgttttaaaaaagaaatcaattgtggaaaaaaaatgttttctctTTAAATATTAATCGATTAATTTTTAATAAGATATTTTTTTGAAGCAAGAAGAGAGTTTCTATGGTTCCATTGTTGGCATGTGAACTATCCAGCTTATTGgatattatacatttaaattgtTTGAGGAGAAAAGTAATTAGACATTTAAAAATTATTCGTTTCTGAGACAAATTGAAAGGATATCTTGATGTGTTTCACGTGAGCAAAACTACTAAATGGATAATCTGCATCTCAGGCATTCCACATTTCCTTTTTGACTtttaactaaactaaaactTATTAAACTGAAAATATAAACTAAGACAAATTGCCAGATCACCAATTAGGCTGAGACCTTAGGTGCCAGTACTGATACAGTCGCAGGATTGGTGCAATCCTACACCtctgcaggttttttttttttttttttgccattttaaaGATGTCAGTAAGCTTAGAATTATCCAGATGTTTATACTTATAACAGCGGTAATTTCTTAGATCAATATGTTTAATTTCTGATTCCATTATTAGCCAGTAAAAAGTTGTTGTCTTGCTGCTGTTACAGCAAAAAGCCAAGATTATGAACcatcattttattatattttgattATTCTATTAAATTGTAAATATGCTTAAGTAAAGGAACAGGTTTTATGAAAAAGATGTTTTAAAAACTGGTCTTTAGTTTTGTCCTCAGGGGTGTAATAAGGTTCCCTGAACAATGCAAATTATTTAACAGGgcttctctctgtgtgtgtgcgtgcacatATGTTTTACAGGAGGCAGTTTGGTTTTTGTCCAACATCACAGCGGGAAATCAGCAGCAGGTGCAGGCTGTGATCGATGCAGGACTTATCCCAATGATCATACACCAGCTGGCCAAggtataacacacacaaatactcatCAAAGCTGCATGTGGTAGAATTTTGGTTGTAGTAGTTTGTTTACCTCGTACTCTCACCTTGAATTTATGCACATTTACATGAAGCCTCTTAGCTTGCTACTGAACTGTTTATAATCGATCTAACTTTTTTATTGACGATCCAAATAACTCCCTCACATCAGAAAAATTCAATGTGCCTAGAAAGAGCCAGTTTTCAAGGATTCTGGATACTTTTCTAATTCTTCTGAGCCATTTaactataaacttgttaaaCCCAGACAGCAAAAAACCTACTAATTCGAACAGTGTAGCAGTTTATTTTTGAAAGAAATATTGATTTTACTTTCTAGAAGAACCTTAGAATTCGTTTTTACTTGCATTTAATTGCATTTGGCATCCTCACACTTGTTTGCAGCAGAGGATGTTTTCTCTGCAACAGTTTTATCTGAAGAAGCTGGCAGGTTGTCTGTCATTGATTGGGCACTGTAAGGCTCATGTGGCTGTGTCTGTAACATGGCTGATAAGACTGGTGTAAAtaagttctttttttaattaagcagTCATGTGTCAGTGTTGTCATTTTTAATTCCAGGAACAATACAGTGTTTACCAACGTTCTGCACAATGCTGCTTTCATTTTGCGGCAATTTTCTAGTCACTACTGGGAGAGTAAATGTTATATCTTGGCTGAATTTTGTATGGTTTTAATCCAGTATATTTgagtttttacacatttttaacatGTCAAGTGCTGATGTTAGGGCTCATTTTCATATTTTCCCAATTCTTTAAATTTAGCAGATAATATAAAAACTTAACATATTTCAGTTTCCTGTGAAGAAGCTGTTCACCTATTTGGCATGTTAAGTTCCTTCTTTTTGTCTCACctcatttttccttttttaaacaGGGTGATTTTGGCACACAGAAAGAGGCTGCATGGGCCATCAGCAATTTAACAATAAGTGGGAGAAAAGATCAGGTTTGTCTCTTAAATACATGAATCTTGTTTGGAATCAACGGCATAAGAATAATGAATAACGGCTGATCTGCTGTGATTGGCAGGTGGAGTATCTGGTGCAGCAGAATGTGATTCCACCCTTCTGTAACCTGCTGTCAGTGAAGGACTCCCAGGTGGTGCAGGTGGTTTTAGATGGTCTGAAGAACATCCTAATTATGGCTGGTGATGAGGCCAGCACCATTGCTGAGATCATCGAGGAGTGTGGAGGTAAAATGAACACCTCAGAGGAAAGACTAGAGGCTACAATAGCAATGCTATTAAGCTTTCCTTAAAAGGAAGTAGGTGTAATGGTGACAGAAACCTTTGGGTGGTATTTTTCATTTTAGCTGAATTCTCACCTTTGTATTACATGAAGAACATGAGCATGCAGTTCGGCTTTGATCCAAAATACTTGACGGGACTCTCAAAATCTGAGAGATCAAATCAGGTTAGACTTATAGTCGGGTTTATTTGGTTCGTCCACTTATCCTAGTCATTGTAATGAGGGAAGCTCATTCGGACTTACCACAAGTAAGAGATTAGGGATAGATGTGGATGCAAGGAACAAGGTGACAAATTATTAATTACAGTTTATTGTTGTTTAATCCATTagtaatgcagaaataaaaagtcccataaatgaaaaaaattggCTTATTTAGCCCACAAAAAACAAAATCAATAGAAATCAGCCTATTCATCTTAGACTTTAGAGTTTATTATGGGTCTAAACTTGGCTTTTAAGTAACATTTTTTTCATAACGTTCTCTTTGGTTTTTGTACATATTTGgaaacagcatttaaaaatgttaat
It encodes:
- the kpna3 gene encoding importin subunit alpha-4 isoform X1 yields the protein MAENAGLENHRIKSFKNKGRDVETMRRHRNEVTVELRKNKRDEHLLKKRNVPQDESLEDSDVDADFKGQNVTLDAILQNATSDNAVVQLSAVQAARKLLSSDRNPPIDDLIKSGILPILVKCLERDDNPSLQFEAAWALTNIASGTSAQTQAVVKSNAVPLFLRLLHSHHQNVCEQAVWALGNIIGDGPQCRDYVISLGVVKPLLSFINPSIPITFLRNVTWVIVNLCRNKDPPPPMETVQEILPALCVLIYHTDINILVDTVWALSYLTDGGNEQIQMVIDSGVVPFLVPLLSHQEVKVQTAALRAVGNIVTGTDEQTQVVLNCDVLSHFANLLTHPKEKINKEAVWFLSNITAGNQQQVQAVIDAGLIPMIIHQLAKGDFGTQKEAAWAISNLTISGRKDQVEYLVQQNVIPPFCNLLSVKDSQVVQVVLDGLKNILIMAGDEASTIAEIIEECGGLEKIENLQHHENEDIYKLAFEIIDQYFSGDDIDEDPSLLPDSTQGDTFNFDPASNLQTKEFKF
- the kpna3 gene encoding importin subunit alpha-4 isoform X2; its protein translation is MAENAGLENHRIKSFKNKGRDVETMRRHRNEVTVELRKNKRDEHLLKKRNVPQDESLEDSDVDADFKGNATSDNAVVQLSAVQAARKLLSSDRNPPIDDLIKSGILPILVKCLERDDNPSLQFEAAWALTNIASGTSAQTQAVVKSNAVPLFLRLLHSHHQNVCEQAVWALGNIIGDGPQCRDYVISLGVVKPLLSFINPSIPITFLRNVTWVIVNLCRNKDPPPPMETVQEILPALCVLIYHTDINILVDTVWALSYLTDGGNEQIQMVIDSGVVPFLVPLLSHQEVKVQTAALRAVGNIVTGTDEQTQVVLNCDVLSHFANLLTHPKEKINKEAVWFLSNITAGNQQQVQAVIDAGLIPMIIHQLAKGDFGTQKEAAWAISNLTISGRKDQVEYLVQQNVIPPFCNLLSVKDSQVVQVVLDGLKNILIMAGDEASTIAEIIEECGGLEKIENLQHHENEDIYKLAFEIIDQYFSGDDIDEDPSLLPDSTQGDTFNFDPASNLQTKEFKF